The following is a genomic window from Streptomyces sp. BHT-5-2.
TCGATCGTGGTCGCCTCGATCATGCCGTCGATGGAGATGTACGCCAGCGAATCGGCACCCAGCGACTTGCCGATCTCCTCGACGCTCAGCCCGTTGGCGATCAGCTCCGCGCGGGTGGCGAAGTCGATGCCGAAGAAGCACGGCCACTTGATCGGCGGCGAGGAGATCCGGATGTGGACCTCGGCGGCGCCGGCCTCGCGCAGCATCCGGACCAGGGCGCGCTGGGTGTTGCCGCGGACGATCGAGTCGTCGACGACCACCAGGCGCTTGCCGCGGATGACTTCCTTGAGCGGGTTGAGCTTGAGGCGGATGCCGAGCTGGCGGATGGTCTGCGAGGGCTGGATGAAGGTCCGGCCGACGTAGGAGTTCTTGACCAGGCCGGAGCCGTAGGGGATGCCGCTGGCCTCGGCGTAGCCGACGGCCGCCGGGGTGCCGGATTCCGGGGTCGCTATCACCAGGTCCGCGTCGGCGGGCGCCTCGGCGGCCAGCTTGCGGCCCATCTCCACCCGGGTGAGGTAGACGTTGCGGCCGGCGATGTCGGTGTCCGGGCGGGCGAGATAGACGTACTCGAAGACGCAGCCCTTGGGGCGGGCCTCCGCGAAGCGCGAGCTGCGCAGGCCGTTCTCGTCGACGGCGATCATCTCGCCGGGCTCGATCTCCCGGATGAAGCTGGCGCCGACGATGTCCAGGGCGGCGGACTCGGAGGCGACCACCCAGCCGCGCTCCAGGCGGCCGAGGACCAGCGGGCGGATGCCCTGCGGATCGCGGGCGGCGTAGAGAGTGTGCTCGTCCATGAAGCACAGCGAGAAGGCGCCCCGGACCTTCGGGAGGACGCGCGGTGCGGCCTCCTCGACGGTCAGCGGCTTGCCGTCCTCGTCGACCTGGCCGGCCAGCAGGGCCGTGACGAGGTCGGTGTCGTTGGTGGCCGCGACCTGGGTGGCCCGGCCGCCCTCGCGGGGCAGCGCGGCGACCATCTCGGCCAGCTCGGCGGTGTTGACCAGATTGCCGTTGTGGCCGAGCGCGATCGATCCGTGCGCGGTGGCGCGGAACGTCGGCTGCGCGTTCTCCCACACCGAGGCACCGGTGGTGGAGTAACGGGCGTGGCCCACGGCGATATGGCCCTGGAGGGAACTGAGGGAGGTTTCGTCGAAGACCTGGGAGACCAGTCCCATGTCCTTGAAGACGAGGATCTGGGAGCCGTTGCTCACCGCGATGCCCGCGGACTCCTGTCCACGGTGCTGCAGCGCGTACAGCCCGAAGTAGGTGAGTTTGGCGACCTCTTCTCCCGGGGCCCAGACACCGAAGACGCCGCAGGCGTCCTGGGGGCCCTTCTCACCGGGGAGCAGGTCGTGGTTGAGTCGTCCGTCACCACGTGGCACGTCCCAGAGTCTAGGCCAGGTCGCGGATTCATCCGAACCGGGGATGGCCGGGCAACTGGAGGAGTGCATGAACGGGGCGTCAAGCGTGCTTGACGTGGCCACGGCCTTCCGGCGACGTTTTCGGCCATGCGGGCCCGTGCAGCCCTTGGGGCGCCTGGTGCGTCACCGGGTGCCCCCGCCGCGCGGCGCGTCTCGTGCGGCGCCGCAGCGGCGACCTCGGCGCGGCGGCCGGCGGACCCTGTCGCCGGGGTTCACGTGGCCGGGCGCGCTCCGCACCCGATACCGTGTCGCCGCCTCTGAGCTGCGCTTTTGCGTTTCCTGCCGATCATGCTGCGGGGCCTGCCGGGCGCCCGTGCAGTGATTCGTCCGCAATGCGCCGTGGCCCGGCAGTGTGAGATGCGCGACGTCTCGCAGTCCGGCCCGCTCCGGCCGCGCTCCCGGCCTCTCGCGGCGGGTTCTCGGGGGCTCGTCGGCGGCCCGCTCAGCTCATGACGGGCAGCAGGGCGCCGAGGTCGGCCCGCTCGCCGCTGGCGCCGACCGCGGCCGCGGCCACCGCCTCGGCCCAGCCCGTGCGGCCGGTGGCCAGCCGTATCCACGTCAGCGGGTCGGTCTCGACGACGTTGGGCGGGGTGCCGCGGGTGTGCCGGGGGCCCTCGACGCACTGCACCACGGCGAACGGCGGCACCCGGACCTCGACCGAGCCGCCGGGTGCCTTGGCGGCCAGTGCGTCGGCCAGCAGCCGGGTGGTGGTGGCCAGCGCCTGCCGGTCGAAGGGGATATCCCGGCCGAGGGCGACGGCCAGATCGTCGGTGTGCACGACGAGTTCGACGCAGCGGGTGACGAGATAGTCGGCGAGCAGCATCGCGCCGGGGCGGCTCGGGACGACCCGGTCGTCCGGCTCGGACGCCACCGCCTCGGCGTACTCCTCGGCGGTGCGCTCCAGCAGCTCCACCGGGTCCTGCTCGCCCGCCAGCCGATGGACGAACTCGTCTGTCCCGGTGGCGTGCTGCGCGGTCGCCGACGGCCAGTCCAGCAGGGTGACCTCCGCGGCGGCCGGGGCCGGCTGCCGCAGCGCGCGGGTCACGCTGCCGACGGCCATGGACAGATGCGCGGCCAGCTCCCGCACCGTCCAGTCGCCGAGCCGGGTGGGCAGCGCCAGCTGCGTCGGCGTCAACTCCCCCACGGCCCGGCGGACGTGGGCGTACTGGGCCGTCACGGCGGCGCGGGTCCTGGCCGGGTCGTACCGGCGGGGACGCGGTGCGCGGGCAGCGGGAGACATGGGATCAAGCCTAGGGCGCGCCACTGACAGTGCGGCGGGGTTTCCGGCGCGGGGACGGCAGCGGCCCCGCGCCGGCCCGCGTCAGCTGCTGCTGAGACGGCGGCCCTGCCATGCGCAGACCGCGACCATCAGTGCCAGGCCCAGCGCCGTCCCGGCGCACCGGGAGAGCCCGTCCACGTACATCTCCTCGTCGGCCAGGTGGAGTTGTACCGCGAGGGCGAAGAACGCGGCGCCCAGCGCGGTGAGAGCCGTGGCAACGGGCCAGAGAGCGCGGTTGTCGTACACGTGGTCCTCCCCAAGAGTCGGCCGGGCGTCATCGTCCGGCGGCAATCAACATCACCAGCAGCGGCACGACCCGCTCGGCCGGTACCTCGTAGCGGCCGCGGGCGGCCGTGCGCAGCCAGCCGGCAGTGGTCAACTGCCGCAGGTGGTGGTAGATCTGGCCGGACGTGCCCATGCCGTCGAGCGCGGTGAGTTCCGCGGCGGTGCAGCGACCGCCGAGGATCTCGCGCAGCACCCGCAGCCGCACGGGCTGGCCGAGCGCCGCGAAGGACTCGGCGGCCGCCTCCCAGTCACCGTCCAGGACGGTGTCGGTGGGCAGGCCGTACTGCCACTCGTAGCGCAGCCCGACCGGGGTCCTTACGGCGCCGGTGAACAGCACGCCCCCGTTGACCGCACCCAGGCCGGCGAACTGCTGCTTCAGCCCGTTCAGGGCCCACAGCGCGTCGCCCGGGTCCCGCACGGGCGAGGCAGCGGGCGTCGGCCCGGCGGGCCGGGCGCCGCCCTCCCCGTGGGCCGCCTCCAGCTCGGCCAGGCGGCGCTCCAGCTCGGCCACCCGCTGCTCCAGATCCACGACAGCAGATTACGTAATTACGTAATTTCGAGCAAGCAGAAAAAGGGGGCCGCTCGGTTCGTGCGGTCCCGGAAACGGCGGAACGGCCCGCCAGGCACTCCTGGCGGGCCGTTCCGGCACGGTCGTCGACGGGGCGCGCGGCCGGCCCCGTCGGGCGGCGCTAGGCGATCAGCCCCGGGACGGTGGCCTCGTGCGTCTCCCGCAGCTCGGCCAGCGAGAGGGTGAACTGCCCCTGGACCACGAGCTCTTCGCCGTCGACGACACCGATCCGGGTTGCCGGCAGCCCCCGCGCACCGCACATGTCGGTGAAGCGGAGCTCCTCGCTGCGCGGCACCGAGACGACCGCCCGGCCCGCCGACTCCGAGAAGAGGAAGACGAACGGGTCCAGCGCGTCCGGGACGACCAGGCGGGCGCCCTTGCCACCGTGCAGGCACGACTCGACCACGGCCTGGACCAGGCCGCCGTCGGAGAGGTCGTGCGCCGCGTCGATCATGCCGTCGCGGGAGGCCGAGATCAGGATCTCCGCCAGCAGCCGCTCGCGCTCCAGGTCGACCTTGGGCGGCAGCCCGCCCAGGTGGTCGTGGACCACCTGCGACCAGGCCGAACCGCCCAGCTCCTCACGGGTGTCGCCGAGGAGGTAGAGCAGCTGGCCCTCCTCCGCGAAGCCGACCGGGGTGCGGCGGGTGACGTCGTCGATGACGCCGAGCACCGCGACCACCGGGGTCGGGTGGATCGCCGCCTCGCCGGTCTGGTTGTAGAGCGAGACGTTGCCGCCGGTGACCGGCGTGCCCAGCACCTGACAGCCGTCGGCCAGACCGCGGGTGGCC
Proteins encoded in this region:
- the purF gene encoding amidophosphoribosyltransferase; this translates as MPRGDGRLNHDLLPGEKGPQDACGVFGVWAPGEEVAKLTYFGLYALQHRGQESAGIAVSNGSQILVFKDMGLVSQVFDETSLSSLQGHIAVGHARYSTTGASVWENAQPTFRATAHGSIALGHNGNLVNTAELAEMVAALPREGGRATQVAATNDTDLVTALLAGQVDEDGKPLTVEEAAPRVLPKVRGAFSLCFMDEHTLYAARDPQGIRPLVLGRLERGWVVASESAALDIVGASFIREIEPGEMIAVDENGLRSSRFAEARPKGCVFEYVYLARPDTDIAGRNVYLTRVEMGRKLAAEAPADADLVIATPESGTPAAVGYAEASGIPYGSGLVKNSYVGRTFIQPSQTIRQLGIRLKLNPLKEVIRGKRLVVVDDSIVRGNTQRALVRMLREAGAAEVHIRISSPPIKWPCFFGIDFATRAELIANGLSVEEIGKSLGADSLAYISIDGMIEATTIDKPKLCRACFDGEYPMELPDPELLGKHLLESETKAPAASDVDGVRTLTAGIGGADALRRP
- a CDS encoding maleylpyruvate isomerase family mycothiol-dependent enzyme, translating into MSPAARAPRPRRYDPARTRAAVTAQYAHVRRAVGELTPTQLALPTRLGDWTVRELAAHLSMAVGSVTRALRQPAPAAAEVTLLDWPSATAQHATGTDEFVHRLAGEQDPVELLERTAEEYAEAVASEPDDRVVPSRPGAMLLADYLVTRCVELVVHTDDLAVALGRDIPFDRQALATTTRLLADALAAKAPGGSVEVRVPPFAVVQCVEGPRHTRGTPPNVVETDPLTWIRLATGRTGWAEAVAAAAVGASGERADLGALLPVMS
- a CDS encoding helix-turn-helix transcriptional regulator, translating into MDLEQRVAELERRLAELEAAHGEGGARPAGPTPAASPVRDPGDALWALNGLKQQFAGLGAVNGGVLFTGAVRTPVGLRYEWQYGLPTDTVLDGDWEAAAESFAALGQPVRLRVLREILGGRCTAAELTALDGMGTSGQIYHHLRQLTTAGWLRTAARGRYEVPAERVVPLLVMLIAAGR